The genomic stretch TTGCGGAGAATATCACCCCGTTCCTTAGCACTGAGTTTTTTCCATGACGAGAAAGCATTTTTCGCAACTTGAACTGCTGCTTCGGCTTGGTCGATGCTGGCTAAACCGATTTTGCCGACTACCTGCGAAGAGTTAGCAGGATTAACGGATTCGATATAGGTTTCTGTTTCTACTGCTTGACCATTGATGATTGGCAAATAGGTTTTCCCAAGTTGATTGCGAACTTTTTCTAATGCAGTTTGGGCGGCTTCACGCTCTTGATCAATCGCATAATCCCGATCGCTGGCATTGACAAAACCATCAAAAATATTTAAAGCAGGTGCGCCATTGTAATTTTGATCCCGTTCCGTCTTTACAGGAGCCGCAATCAACTTACTGATATCGCTACCTTCTCCACTAATTCTTAAAAAGGAACTATTGGCGGTATTTTCCAACAGGCGGCGAATCAAGTAAGACATTCCGGGAATCAAATCACCAAAGGGGCAGTAGACGCGCACACGATAGCCCATATCCGCGATCGCCTTAGCAAATTTATCACCCATGCCATAGAGACATTGAGTTTCAAAGGCACGACTGGGAATATTTAGGGTTTGGACAATGGCGATCGCTTTGGCTAAAGACCTCGCATTATGGCTACCAATCGCCGCATAGAGATATTGATGATTTTCTAAGAGAATCTGAATTAAGCGCTCGTAATTGGCATCGGTGGAAACTTTATCGGAGAAGACTGGTAAAGCCCAACCCTGTTGATAGGATCGAATCGTTTCGCGATCCCAATAGGCTCCTTTGACTAGGCGTACTGTTACGGGTTTACCGCGCAATTTTGCCCATTCCACTAAATCACGCAAATCCTGTTCACTGTCGCGCAAATAGCCTTGTAGCGTAATCCCTACATCCGTGCGATCGCGGAATTCTGGTTCCATTAGGACTTGCTTGAGAATCTGCAAAGTGAGCGATTTGAACTCATACTGCTCCATATCAAAATGGATGCCACAACCTAAAGCTTGAGCTTTACGCAATAAAATTCTGGCAGGTTCGCTGACTTTCTCTGTGGTTTTGACGGGATCAAGAGGATCGAATTGAGAATAGAAAGCGCTCAATTTTACAGAAACTTGAACCCGTTTGAGTTCTTCACCATCCGCCTTATCAATCTGATCAATTAAGCCCCAAGCCTTTGCCTTGCCCGACAAATCCTCCATCATCGCAATGTAGCGATTGAGATATTCACCTGCTTCTAGTTCGCTAATCACTGCCTCACCGAGCAAGTCCATCGTAAAGGCAAAGCGATCGCGCCGCAGTTTCTCAATGGATTTGGTCGCCTCTGATAGGTTCTCACCGCAGATATAGCGCTTAGCGAGGGTTGCCACTGCGGTTGAGAGTGTGGTCGCTGCTGCCGTTGCAGGAATCGAATTAGGATTGTCGGTACTGAAATTTAATAAAGCCCGCAGAGCAGGAACTTCCACCGCATCACTAGCGAGATATTCCTGCATATGTCTTGCAATCTCGGCTTTGCTCTGTAATGCTGGCAAGCAATCGATCAAGCGGAATAATTGCACTCGCAATCCTTCATTTTCCATTGTCCAAGCCATCAGCTTGTCATCAAGGCGCAATTCATCCTTAATTTGCGATAACTTCGACCAAAAAGAACTTTTCTCATTGCCACTTAAAATCTTCTTGGCGATTTCCTGTGTCTTCGCTTCATATTTAGAGACATCTAGGGAAGTGTCAAAACTTCTACCTGCTTGCTGCGTTTGACTAACCACGACTTTATATCCATAATCCTTGCAATCAATTAGTATAGCCAGCAACCATCCTGAACTTATTTTAAGCTTTTTTAGTTAAAGTTAGAAACTGAGAGTCATTGATTCGCTCTATATAAGGTTTAGCAGCGATCGCTATAGTTTAAAAGTTAAGTTGAATTGTAGAGAAGTCCTGACAAAAAGAGGAGGTAATGTTATGCAGATTACGGATACTTGCAACCCAGTTATACCGATGATGACAACTATATAAAACGAAACTAGATCTTGTGTCATCTGCTAAAAAGAATTAAAAAAAGAGAAAGAGATTCGGTACAAAGTACCGAATCTCTTTTTAACGATCGCTAACTTGAGAAGCTTGTTCTTTTTGCGATCGCTCTTCTTTAGCTTTGATACGTTGCCACACCTTCCAACAGGCATAAACCATTAATAAAGTACTAATCGCTGCGTAGGTTCCCCCTGCTGGCATTCCTGAGATTGCCATCGCAATACTACCAACCCATAGGGTGAGAGCATAGATAAATAAAACTGTGAGGCGTTTGGATACACCTGCTTGGACAAGGCGATGGTGTAAATGCTGTTTACCCGCCGCCATTGGGGACTCACCTCTGCCAATACGCTGCAAAATTACTGCTGTCGCATCCACAATTGGTACAGCCAGAATCATGTAGGGCATAATTAGGGCAACCGTTGCCACAGCCTTAACTAAACCAATAACACTGACCCCTGCGAGAGTAAAGCCCAAAAAGTATGCGCCACCATCCCCCATAAAGATTTCCGCCGAACTTTTCGGTTTGAAGTTGTAGCGCAAAAATCCTAAACAACCACCTGCTAGTGCTGCTGCAATCAAAGCTGCCGCAGGTTGCTGCATAAATAGACTGGTGATTAAAATTACTGCGGCGGCGATGGTCGTTACACCTGCGGCAAGTCCATCGAGTCCATCAAGCCAATTGATCGCATTTGCCATGCCAGAGAGCCAGACCATCGTGATTGGTAAACTGAGCCATCCAAACTTGATAATGCCCAGAAATGGAACGGAGATAAAGTCAATGCGCACGCCCACGCGCCAAGCGGCAGCAGATACCGCTAACTGGGCAATTAATCGCGGTAATGGCGGTAAGTTAAATAGATCATCCGCAAATCCGATTAAGAAAAAGGCTGCTCCACCAATTGTTACGCCCCAGACTTCATATTCTCTAGTTTGGGGCAAGATGCCAAAATATCCGCCTACCCAAACTAGTAATAGGGCAGTGACACTTCCTAAAAAAATTGCTACTCCCCCTACCCGCACTACAGGAGTGGTGTGCATCTTGCGATGATTGGGCTTATCTACTAATCCTGCTTTAAGTCCGAAATGTCGAATAATCGGCGTACTCAGCCACACCACGATCGCAGATACTGCAAAGGCGACCAAGTAAGGAATGGCAGTTGGATGCAGCATTACAAAAATAAAATTTAATGTTGAGGTTGGTCAAATTTATGCTTGCAAGCATAGCATTGGATTGGCTAAACGCACACTTTAAAACCCATAATTGTAAGGAGGGTGGGATAAAGAGCGTAAAGCCTGTCTAAATTTAGGTTTTAAGATTTACGCCCCAAATCATGTTAGAATTAAAAGCCGTGTGAAAATTTTCATCATAAGTAAACGTTAGGGATTAATCCATGAAAGTTGTTAGCTCCCTCAGATCGGCAAAAACTCGCCATAAGGACTGCAAAGTTGTACGTCGTCGCGGCAGAATCTATGTCATTTGTAAGACAAACCCAAAGTTCAAAGCTCGTCAAGGGTAAACCAAAAAATAAAGGCAACGCATCGCGTTGCCTTTATTTTTTATAGAATAAGATCATGACTAGTAATACTCGCAAAGCAAATCTATTTAATGCGATCGCCCCTGTGAATCGCGGATTGAATATGTCGGAAGATCAGCGCAAAGCAATTTTTTCGGCAGTTGCCTATCTTGAAGAGTTAAACCCTACGCCTGCACCGACCCAAGCTCCTGAATTATTAGATGGTAATTGGTTGTTGCTATTTACAACGAGCCAAGAGTTGTTAGGGATTGATCGCTTTCCACTTTATAAACTAGGCAATATCTATCAGTGCTTGCGCGTAGATGAAGGTAAGATTTTTAATGTTGCCGAAATTAAGGGTTTGCCGTTATTAAGTGGATTAGTAAGTGTCTGTGCCAATTTCTCTGTGGTTAATGAGAAACGGGTTAAAGTGAATTTTGAGAGATTAGTAGCTGGTTCCCAAACCTTGGTGGGCTATCAGGATGTCAATAGTTTTATTGATACTTTGCGATCGCCTAAGAAATTATTAGCGATCGACTTCCAAATTAAGCGCGAAGATCAGAAGGGTTGGCTGGAAACCACTTATCTCGATCAAGACTTACGAATTGGTCGCGGTAATGAAGGAAATTTATTCGTTTTGCGAAAAGTATAAAACAACGCGAGTTCAGGATAATTTGAAACGGGATTTGAGAGAGGGTTGGCGTAGCACACCCTCTCTCAAATCCCAAAAGTAAAAGCCTTGCGTAGCAAGGCTTTTACTTTTGGGTTTTAAAATTTGCCAGCTTAACCTGAACTGCCGTTAAAACAAGAGGGCAAGACGCTCTTGTTTTATTGACGGGTAGCGCTTCGTAAAATTGCTACCGTCTCCTCTTGTTTGCCATCCCATGCCCACATGATCGCTGTCCAGCCATTACGATCTTGAGCATTAAGTCTTGCGCCTGAGGCGATTAGCGATCGCACAATTTCGCCATAGCCTTGCCCTGCTGCCCACATGAGGGGAGTCCAGCCATATTTATTACGGGTGTTGGGATTTGCTCCTGCGGCTAGCAAAACTCTCACCACATCGGTATGTCCATTCATCGCTGCCCATAATATTGGTGTCCAGCCATATTCATCACGGACATTCACATCGGTGGCTTGGGAAATTAGCGATCGAACCTCAGCAGGTTTTCCATTTTTAGCTGCAATTAGCAATTTTTCATTGAGATTCTGCTTAATTTCTGCTTGTTTAACCTGTTGACTGGATGCAATACGCTGAGGTTGGATATTTTGAGGTACTTCATCTGCATAAACACCTGCATTGATATGGTTGCTAAAGCATAGAACTACACTAACAAACAATAAAAAACTGGAGTTTCTTAAAACAGAATTCATAGGTTTATCCCTAATGCAAATTTAGGATGATCAGTGCTTGGTGCGGATGATCCCAATATCTAGATCGATTAGAGTCTATGAATTTGTCTCGCGATCGCCTAGAGCAATTCTGCGGAAGTTTGAGAGCAAAAATTAAAACCTAGAAGCATTGCGTTGTGTTATTGCTTCTAGGTTTTGTGAACCTG from Pseudanabaena sp. Chao 1811 encodes the following:
- the pruA gene encoding L-glutamate gamma-semialdehyde dehydrogenase, with amino-acid sequence MVSQTQQAGRSFDTSLDVSKYEAKTQEIAKKILSGNEKSSFWSKLSQIKDELRLDDKLMAWTMENEGLRVQLFRLIDCLPALQSKAEIARHMQEYLASDAVEVPALRALLNFSTDNPNSIPATAAATTLSTAVATLAKRYICGENLSEATKSIEKLRRDRFAFTMDLLGEAVISELEAGEYLNRYIAMMEDLSGKAKAWGLIDQIDKADGEELKRVQVSVKLSAFYSQFDPLDPVKTTEKVSEPARILLRKAQALGCGIHFDMEQYEFKSLTLQILKQVLMEPEFRDRTDVGITLQGYLRDSEQDLRDLVEWAKLRGKPVTVRLVKGAYWDRETIRSYQQGWALPVFSDKVSTDANYERLIQILLENHQYLYAAIGSHNARSLAKAIAIVQTLNIPSRAFETQCLYGMGDKFAKAIADMGYRVRVYCPFGDLIPGMSYLIRRLLENTANSSFLRISGEGSDISKLIAAPVKTERDQNYNGAPALNIFDGFVNASDRDYAIDQEREAAQTALEKVRNQLGKTYLPIINGQAVETETYIESVNPANSSQVVGKIGLASIDQAEAAVQVAKNAFSSWKKLSAKERGDILRKAADIMEEKREELVAWICWEVAKPIREGDGEVSEAIDFCRYYAKEMERLESGVQRNLPGEDNTYIYQPRGVVVVISPWNFPFAIALGMSVGAIAAGNTVILKPAEQSSVIGAKIAEVLQAAGLPTSVFTYLPAKGSTVGSHLVKHPDVHLIAFTGSQQVGCQIVTEASILRPKQKHMKRVIAEMGGKNGIIIDESADLDQAVVGVMNSAFGFAGQKCSACSRAIVLAPVYDNFLERLVEATRSLKVGEAHLPDTKFSAVIDGAAQKNILNYIAKGKETAKLAFEGEVPHHGFYVPPTIFSDVDPDSAIAQEEIFGPVLAVIKAQSFDEALAIANGTNFALTGGLYSRTPSHIERAYREFEVGNLYINRGITGALVDRHPFGGFKLSGIGSKAGGRDYLLQFLEPRSITENTQRQGFAPLDGIE
- a CDS encoding glycosyltransferase family 4 protein yields the protein MLHPTAIPYLVAFAVSAIVVWLSTPIIRHFGLKAGLVDKPNHRKMHTTPVVRVGGVAIFLGSVTALLLVWVGGYFGILPQTREYEVWGVTIGGAAFFLIGFADDLFNLPPLPRLIAQLAVSAAAWRVGVRIDFISVPFLGIIKFGWLSLPITMVWLSGMANAINWLDGLDGLAAGVTTIAAAVILITSLFMQQPAAALIAAALAGGCLGFLRYNFKPKSSAEIFMGDGGAYFLGFTLAGVSVIGLVKAVATVALIMPYMILAVPIVDATAVILQRIGRGESPMAAGKQHLHHRLVQAGVSKRLTVLFIYALTLWVGSIAMAISGMPAGGTYAAISTLLMVYACWKVWQRIKAKEERSQKEQASQVSDR
- the ykgO gene encoding type B 50S ribosomal protein L36, coding for MKVVSSLRSAKTRHKDCKVVRRRGRIYVICKTNPKFKARQG
- a CDS encoding PAP/fibrillin family protein translates to MTSNTRKANLFNAIAPVNRGLNMSEDQRKAIFSAVAYLEELNPTPAPTQAPELLDGNWLLLFTTSQELLGIDRFPLYKLGNIYQCLRVDEGKIFNVAEIKGLPLLSGLVSVCANFSVVNEKRVKVNFERLVAGSQTLVGYQDVNSFIDTLRSPKKLLAIDFQIKREDQKGWLETTYLDQDLRIGRGNEGNLFVLRKV
- a CDS encoding ankyrin repeat domain-containing protein, with the translated sequence MNSVLRNSSFLLFVSVVLCFSNHINAGVYADEVPQNIQPQRIASSQQVKQAEIKQNLNEKLLIAAKNGKPAEVRSLISQATDVNVRDEYGWTPILWAAMNGHTDVVRVLLAAGANPNTRNKYGWTPLMWAAGQGYGEIVRSLIASGARLNAQDRNGWTAIMWAWDGKQEETVAILRSATRQ